Sequence from the Thermocoleostomius sinensis A174 genome:
AGAGGAGTCCTCCTTAGTACGAGAGGACCGGGAGGAACGCACCGCTGGTGTACCTGTTATCGTGCCAACGGTAGACGCAGGGTAGCCAAGTGCGGAGTGGATAACCGCTGAAAGCATCTAAGTGGGAAGCCCACCTCAAGATGAGTGCTCTCATGGCACAAGCCAGTAAGGTCACGGGGAGAACACCCGTTGATAGGTTCTAGATGGAAGTGCAGTAATGTATGAAGTCGAGGAATACTAACAGACCGAGGGCTTGACCTTAACGTCGATAGGTTACTGTGGTCATGCTATCTGCCTTGCTATGCAGCCTTCTGGGTTGTGATTGAGCACAACGCCCATTCCTGGTGTCTATGGCGGTGTGGACCCACCCTCATCCATCCCGAACTGAGGAGTGAAACGCACCTGCGGCGAAGATAGTTGGACGGCTGCGTCCTGCCAAAATAGCTCGATGCCAGGTTCTTATTCACAGCCGAGGTCTGCTACACAGCAAACCTTGGCTGTTATCCATTGTTGGCTATGCTTGAATTTAGTAAATTCAGCAAAAACTTTTTGGCTGTTTTCTTTGTTTCTAATCACATACTTTTTGTTTTGGAGATCCTTGGCTTGAATTGGGAACTCTAGTATAGGAGAAGTTGAATTGGAGTTTTCATGTCAAGCGTAGGATTAAATAAGTGGATTGTCAGTGGGCATCTGGGCGCTGATGCTCAAGTTAAAACGATCGAGCTTCGTAATGGTGAACAAACGCAATTGGCAGAGGCGACCTTGTACGTTCGTAGAAGTCGAAATCGAAAAGAGTCGTTTACTGTTCGATTGAGTATTTGGGAGAAATCTATAGCTTGGCGCAAGCTTCCCTACTTAAAAAAGGGATCGCTGATTATTTGCACTGGAGGTATTGAGCCTAATCCATACATTTCAAACAACGGTCACATCCCAAAAGCTGGGTTAGATATGACCGTCCTTGACATCGATCTTGATATGGTTAAAGCTGAGACTGGGGAAGAAGAAGTGTTGAAAAGTAGCGGTGATAGTGCCAATTTAGAGACTTAAATTGATTAGAACGGGCACTACAACATAGTTTTCCTACGCTTTATTGATGGATTTTTTGAGGCTTGTTGTTAAAGCCTTGGGAGTTTGCTAGATTTGAGGTCTCTTGGTTAAATCCTAACAGACCTTTATTGCGATGAATAGAGGGGCAGGAACAGAAGAAGCTCTTTCTCGCAGCTTTGCATGTCTGGGTTTTGTTGCCGCTGCTCTGATTGTTATGGTTCAGTGGTTAGAAGCACCTGGTAATTCAGGGGTGGCGATGTCAAGTTCGTCAACGCTCGGTAATGAATTTAAAAACCGTTGGTCTCGTGATCAGGACAACTCGATTGAATCAGCACTAGCAACTCCTGAAGCTAAGTTGATAGTTGATTTGAGCGATCGCCGGGTGTACTTTTACGAGCGGGATGCCTTGATTGTTAGTTATGAAATTGCTGTGGGGCGCTCTGGTTGGGAAACGCCTACTGGGGAATTTAAAGTAGTTAACATGAAGACAGACCCTGTGTGGCAGCATCCGTTTACGAAGGAGATTGTTCCGGTGGGTTCTGGAAACCCTCTAGGCTCTCGCTGGATTGGTTTCTGGTCTGATGGAGAACAACAAATTGGCTTTCATGGAACTAATGAGGAAGATTTAATTGGACAAGCTGTTTCACATGGCTGCATTCGGTTACGGGAAGCAGACATTCAAGCGTTATTTGAGTTAGTTAGCCTTGATATGCCAGTGCTCATCCGTCCTTAAGCGGTACGGTAGTTTCAAATTTGGGTGCATACGTTTGTAGCAGGGCACTCACTTGTCCTAACAGTTCATCTCCCGTATTCTTGCTAATTAATTGGCGCTCAGGAAAGAATTCAGGACGATCTAAATACCGAGCAATGGCTTCATCAACCTTTTGGGTAATGATGCCTTGCAGCATGTCCTTCGCCTTGACACGTTGATAATCAGCGCCTTCCTCAGTAGTGGCATAAAGCGGAGGAAGGCGATTCAAGGCGTAAGCAGCAATGTCACCTAGATCTAGGGTACAGTCGCTTTTGGCTTCAATCTCAGCCACACGAGCGATCGCTTCTGTTAAGACTAGTTCTTCCATGACATTAATAAATTGTTTACGAGGCACTGCAACAACCTCGCCAGTGAGGAGTGCACTCATTAACCGATCCAACGCCATATATTCTTCGATCGACAATTCCGACGCTGTATCACAAATACGCCCAACTTCTGCCTCCATTGCTGGGGTCAAATAACCATCTTGAAGAGCTTGCTCAACAATCTTTTCAATACTCATAAGGCATAGGAAATTGATACGCTTCACCAGCCAATTCGTTGCTAGTAAAGGTGGATAGACCTAGCTTTAGTGTGCCCAACAAACATTGAAAAAACACAGAGCATCGTTAATAACAAACATCGTTCATATATATCAATTTGGTGAAACAACCTATTCGAACCCGCTATTGCGCCAAGGCACCGGATCGACACACTGACCGTGAACATATAGTCCCCAGTGTAAATGAGCACCCGTTACTGCCCCTGTTGCACCGACGGCTCCAATGCGCTGACCGGGTTGAACGAAATCTCCCTCCTTTACATCAATACGGCTTAGGTGGAGCATAATGCTGAGTACGCCTTGCCCGTGGTCAATGCCAATCGTATTTCCGTGTAGTTCAAAACCATCTTCGACACGTCCAATCAGCGCAATTCGACCCGCTGCTGGCGCAACGATCGGATCACCTGTTGGGCCAGCATAGTCCACGCCGCGATGAAAATAGTCTTGGGCAAACTCGCCATTGTAATAGCGACGAACGCCATAGATTGTTGTGATTTCGCCTTGATTGGGTCGCTGAAATGCACCATTCCAATATTTTTCCGGAGTAACTAAGCGTTTAAAAGCATCAACTCGATCGAATTCATAGTCTGTTCCCAAGGAGGCAGAGTCGCCACTGAGCCAGATACTTTGAGTAGGAAAATCTCGGTTGCGTAAGGATAGGGTAAATGTTTGGGGCGGTTCTCCACTAACTTGAATGTTCAAGTTTCCGGGTGGATCTAAGGGGGTTGTAGGGACAAATGCTCGGTAACGGTTGGGAGCAATAGCAAAGGTTGGATAGGTTCTTTGACCTGATGTTACGGTTGGAGCAACATCCTGAGTTGAGCTGGTTTGAACGACAACCGAAATCGTATCTCCCAACTGCGGACTGATGGGTTGAATTTGAACCTGAGCGGCTCGTGCGGGTGTGTAGAGCACAAATAGGAGTGCTGCTGTACCTAAAATTAGACTGAACAACAAGCGCTGGATGTGGAACTGAGCAAATCTTGCGAGTGAAAGCCCTCGGGACACAGCAGTGCTGAATTGATGAATAACCATGGCAAGAAGAATTGAGCAACGATTATAAAACTAACTTGTCGTGATCTTGTCGCACCACTGGGGGGATTGGTGAGATAGATTATCACCTATTTCTGAAATCTTCTAGAGGGCTGCTTTTCGGCTGTCAGGTGAGTGATTGCGCTCTACCTGGAAACTGTAAAACTCGGTATGCTTAAGATTACAAGAGTTTAAATTTCTTCTCATTCTTATTAAGAGATTCTGTGCAAGAAGACTTTCGATTAATTGTCGATATTGTGGTAGTGCTGGCGGCGGCGGCTGGTGGTGGGTTTCTAGCGGCTTTACTGCGGCAACCTGTGCTGCTTGGCTATCTGTTGGGTGGGGCGATCGTCGGCCCGGCCGGACTGGGTTTGGTAAAAGAACTGATTCAAGTTGAGACCCTTGCTCAGTTTGGTGCTGCGTTCCTGTTATTTGCGTTAGGGGTCGAATTCTCCTTCACTGAGCTAAAGAAAGTTCAAGGCATTAGCTTAGGCGGTGGAGCACTACAGATCTTTTCAACGATCGCCGTGACAACGCTTGTCTCTATAGGGGTGGGATGGGTGACTTCTCCGACCCAAGGCGTATTTTTAGGGGCTATTCTGTCGCTATCTTCCACAGCGGTGGTTTTAAAGTGCCTGATGGAACGCAACGAGACTGAAACCTCGCACGGGCGGGTAATGCTGGGCCTTTTAATTGTTCAGGATTTAGCTTTGGGACTGATGCTGGCGGTGTTGCCTGCACTCGATCGTCCTTCTGAAGAAATTGGCATTGCAGTAGGGATAGCCTTACTTAAAACTGCCCTGTTAGCGGGTGGGTCTGTTGTAGCGGGCATTTGGCTGATTCCCCCTTTGCTGCGATTTTTGGCTAGAACCGAAAGTCGGGAACTCTTTCTATTGGGCGTGGTAGCACTGTGCTTGGGAATTGCCCTACTGACAGAGTACTTGGGGCTGTCGATCGAAATGGGAGCCTTTATTGCCGGGTTGATGATCTCGGAAGTAGAATATGCGGACCAAACTCTAACCTACGTCGAGCCAATCCGCGATATCTTTGCCAGCTTATTTTTTGCTGCTGTAGGCATGTTGATTGATCCATTGTTCATTTGGAACAACTTGGAATTAATCTTGGGGCTAGTGGCGCTAGTTTTTGTTGGAAAGTTCTTGATCATTGCCCCTCTAGTCAGGGCATTCCGCTATTCGCTGCGCACCTCACTGATTGTGGGCTTGGGGCTAGCGCAAATTGGGGAATTCTCGTTTGTGTTGGCCAGTAAAGGACAAGCCTTAGGAGTCGTTTCGCGTCGAGTTTACTTACTGCTTCTAGGCACAACAGCAGTGACACTGATTACGACTCCCTTTATTTTGCGCTTAGTACCACGATTTTTTACTTGGGCTGAAACAGTTCCGTGGCTGAAGCATTTGTTGGACGGGGTTGATGTGCCGCTGGAGGTGCCAGAGAATGTACCGACTCGTAATCATTTTGTGGTTTGTGGGTATGGACGAGTTGGACGCAATATTGTGCAATTGTTGCAAAGCCACAATCAGTCAGTTGTGGTGATTGATCAGTCTGAGCAAACGATTCAGCAACTTCGGGACGCTAATATTCCCTACGTGTATGGTAATGCTGTGAGTTTGCATGTGATGGAGGCCGCAGGTGTGGGTGAGGCGAAAGGGATGGCGATCGCCCTGCCTGACCCCATGAGTACGCGCTTATGTCTGAAGCGGGCCCTGGAGCTAGCACCCGATCTAGATGTGGTAGTGCGTGCTACCCAAGACAAAGATATTGAGTTGCTGTATCAGTTAGGTGCCCGAGAGGTAGTGCAGCCAGAGTTTGAAGCAAGTCTAGAGCTTTCGGCGCATCTGTTAAATGAACTAGGGGTTCCATTGCCCATCATTCAACGAGAAGTGCAACAAATTCGCAATGCTCGCTACAATACATTGCGTCCTGAGCGTCGTCCAGCCCAGGTTTCCCGGGATTTAGCTGTAGCAGCCCAAGATATGAACAGCAAATGGGTGGCATTGCCAGAAGGTTCTCCGCTGGTGGGCATGACGTTAGAAGAAACCGACCTGCGGCGCTTAACAGGCGTGAGCTTGATGGCAATTCGCCGCAACCAAGGCGAGGAAATTGATTACCCAGAACCTGAGATTTCATTGGAGGAGGGCGATCGGCTACTGGTGGTGGGAGAGACGGATGAGTTAGCCGCTTTTAGTGAGTTAGCCAAGGGAGAGGCGGCTGTTCCAACGGAGAATGCTTCGTGCCAGTGGTTGTTGGTTCCAGAGGATAGCCCTGCCAGCGGTAAAACCCTAGCCGAACTTCATATTCGCCGCCAGTTTGGGGTGTTGGTTCAGGCGATTCGCCGCGAAGGCAAGTTTATTCGCTTTCCCAATGGCAGCAGCGATTTACAGGCGGGAGATCGGCTACTACTATGCGGCAATTTTCATGCCCTGGCTCAAGCAAGTCGCTGGTTAGCGCCTAATTTTGAACCGCAGGCAGCGTTCAATCACCAAGTAGAACCGAACGAAACAGAACTTTCTCTTGCTCAATCGGTCAGCGGTGAGGTAGGAGAATCGTAAGGTCGATCGGGCCTTACAGTTTTGGCTTAATATACACGATTGCTTGCCGCCATACGATGGTAGGTTGATCGTAGTGATCATATAAACAGAGACAGTCTGGATCTTGCCAGCGGATTTGTCCTGTCAGTAAGTCGTTAGTAGATAGTTTCAGTTCAACTTCTTTGTTGTCTCGAATCAGCGTTTGAATTTGTCGGACGCTGGGCAAATTGGTTTCTAGTTCAGCCGTCATGATCATTCCCTTAAGTACTACATGAATACTGGATATGCAAAATCGCAATACTTAGAACAAGTGCAATTGAGAAATCAGATTGAATGTCTGGCACACAGTCGCATAATATCTAGGAAACCCAAGAAGCCTTGGAAAATTAATTCTAATTTTCTTCTGGAGCCACAATGACGATTCCGTTCGCAAAATATCACGGTTTGGGCAATGACTTTATTTTGATTGATAATCGTCAGTCGTTGCAGCCCTGCCTCACCCCCGAACAAGCCGTGCAGTGGTGCGATCGTCACGTTGGCATTGGAGCCGATGGTGTGATTTTTGCACTGCCGGGTCAGGCGGCAACCGATTACACCATGCGGATCTTTAATTCCGATGGCTCGGAGCCAGAGATGTGTGGCAATGGCATTCGCTGTCTGGCTCGGTTTATTGCGGAATTGGAAGGCAAGGCAGATGCTTCAGTTACTTACCAAATCCACACCTTGGCAGGGACGATCGCGCCCAAGCTGAATGCAGATGGCACGGTCACGGTAGATATGGGATTACCACGCCTCTTGGCTGCTGAAATTCCCACCACCTTGGCAGATCCTGACGAGAAGGTGATCGACCGACCGCTAGAAGTGGCTGGGCAATCCTGGTCAGTCACTTGTGTCAGCATGGGCAACCCCCACTGCATCACCTTTGTGGATGACGTAGCCGCGATCGCGCTAGAGGCGATCGGACCTCAGTTTGAGCATCATGTCGCCTTCC
This genomic interval carries:
- a CDS encoding late competence development ComFB family protein, which translates into the protein MSIEKIVEQALQDGYLTPAMEAEVGRICDTASELSIEEYMALDRLMSALLTGEVVAVPRKQFINVMEELVLTEAIARVAEIEAKSDCTLDLGDIAAYALNRLPPLYATTEEGADYQRVKAKDMLQGIITQKVDEAIARYLDRPEFFPERQLISKNTGDELLGQVSALLQTYAPKFETTVPLKDG
- a CDS encoding L,D-transpeptidase: MVQWLEAPGNSGVAMSSSSTLGNEFKNRWSRDQDNSIESALATPEAKLIVDLSDRRVYFYERDALIVSYEIAVGRSGWETPTGEFKVVNMKTDPVWQHPFTKEIVPVGSGNPLGSRWIGFWSDGEQQIGFHGTNEEDLIGQAVSHGCIRLREADIQALFELVSLDMPVLIRP
- a CDS encoding cation:proton antiporter, producing the protein MQEDFRLIVDIVVVLAAAAGGGFLAALLRQPVLLGYLLGGAIVGPAGLGLVKELIQVETLAQFGAAFLLFALGVEFSFTELKKVQGISLGGGALQIFSTIAVTTLVSIGVGWVTSPTQGVFLGAILSLSSTAVVLKCLMERNETETSHGRVMLGLLIVQDLALGLMLAVLPALDRPSEEIGIAVGIALLKTALLAGGSVVAGIWLIPPLLRFLARTESRELFLLGVVALCLGIALLTEYLGLSIEMGAFIAGLMISEVEYADQTLTYVEPIRDIFASLFFAAVGMLIDPLFIWNNLELILGLVALVFVGKFLIIAPLVRAFRYSLRTSLIVGLGLAQIGEFSFVLASKGQALGVVSRRVYLLLLGTTAVTLITTPFILRLVPRFFTWAETVPWLKHLLDGVDVPLEVPENVPTRNHFVVCGYGRVGRNIVQLLQSHNQSVVVIDQSEQTIQQLRDANIPYVYGNAVSLHVMEAAGVGEAKGMAIALPDPMSTRLCLKRALELAPDLDVVVRATQDKDIELLYQLGAREVVQPEFEASLELSAHLLNELGVPLPIIQREVQQIRNARYNTLRPERRPAQVSRDLAVAAQDMNSKWVALPEGSPLVGMTLEETDLRRLTGVSLMAIRRNQGEEIDYPEPEISLEEGDRLLVVGETDELAAFSELAKGEAAVPTENASCQWLLVPEDSPASGKTLAELHIRRQFGVLVQAIRREGKFIRFPNGSSDLQAGDRLLLCGNFHALAQASRWLAPNFEPQAAFNHQVEPNETELSLAQSVSGEVGES
- a CDS encoding M23 family metallopeptidase, giving the protein MVIHQFSTAVSRGLSLARFAQFHIQRLLFSLILGTAALLFVLYTPARAAQVQIQPISPQLGDTISVVVQTSSTQDVAPTVTSGQRTYPTFAIAPNRYRAFVPTTPLDPPGNLNIQVSGEPPQTFTLSLRNRDFPTQSIWLSGDSASLGTDYEFDRVDAFKRLVTPEKYWNGAFQRPNQGEITTIYGVRRYYNGEFAQDYFHRGVDYAGPTGDPIVAPAAGRIALIGRVEDGFELHGNTIGIDHGQGVLSIMLHLSRIDVKEGDFVQPGQRIGAVGATGAVTGAHLHWGLYVHGQCVDPVPWRNSGFE
- a CDS encoding Hfq-related RNA-binding protein, giving the protein MTAELETNLPSVRQIQTLIRDNKEVELKLSTNDLLTGQIRWQDPDCLCLYDHYDQPTIVWRQAIVYIKPKL
- the dapF gene encoding diaminopimelate epimerase: MTIPFAKYHGLGNDFILIDNRQSLQPCLTPEQAVQWCDRHVGIGADGVIFALPGQAATDYTMRIFNSDGSEPEMCGNGIRCLARFIAELEGKADASVTYQIHTLAGTIAPKLNADGTVTVDMGLPRLLAAEIPTTLADPDEKVIDRPLEVAGQSWSVTCVSMGNPHCITFVDDVAAIALEAIGPQFEHHVAFPQRTNTEFIQVVRPDYLKMRVWERGAGITLACGTGACASLVAAVLTGRANRKATVELPGGCLTIEWADSQRLYMTGPAERVFTGVKE
- a CDS encoding single-stranded DNA-binding protein gives rise to the protein MSSVGLNKWIVSGHLGADAQVKTIELRNGEQTQLAEATLYVRRSRNRKESFTVRLSIWEKSIAWRKLPYLKKGSLIICTGGIEPNPYISNNGHIPKAGLDMTVLDIDLDMVKAETGEEEVLKSSGDSANLET